The window gatgatgtcatagggtgatttatGGGGCAAACAGAAGAcaatctgatgatgtcatagcgATATTCATGGATGACATTGTTTCTCCAGGACAGGTTCTAGAGGAGCGGCCAcctctttcatttttacatccaccccTCTAAAAATCAGCGACCTCTTATCTGCATTATTGAGACAGACGCCTAAGACAATattatgatgtcataaggggaaACGAACCTTTGATGATGACGACGGTTCTCCGGATGTTTCCCCATTCGCTGTAGATGTACTAGCCACTGTTCCGTCTGCCGGTGGTGGCGCCACTTGTTTaggtttcttctttttgttcttttttttcttagcAGCCGACGCTTCCATGCTGAAACAAGAGTGAGGGCCAAGCAGAGAATTATCTAATGGTTCAATGTCGTGTCGCTAGATGGCAGCACGACTCGCCGGTAAATGTTGCCAGTTTTTGACTTATTTAAACCCGATTTAAGCcgtaaaaattgaaaatagagACATTGTTCGAAAGAACTCGTTTTACCTTTTGTGATTCTCGATGTTTTCTTTAACTGTTTGTGCGTTAACGGTGGTTTTATCGGCGTTTTCCACGGGATTTCCGCTATTTTCCGATGAGACGGCAATgtccgccatcttggatcggTGAATATCGGGACTCGAAGGGCGGCTCCGACCTTATCGATGGGTGAATGAACAATTTTAAGTATAAAGCTagtaatttcatcttctttctaattcaaataaactactTGACTTAAGCGCAGTGTAGTGAATCTGTAATCAAAAAATAgatcaataaaattaaattgaCAAGGTTGCGTAAAAAGTTACAGCGACGACGAAACAAACTATCACTTCCGGGTCGAGGGTTGACTTGGTTACCTATAAACAATAGATTTTTGACAGAGCAGAAACTGTTGACAGTCCTCGCGTATTTCAACTAGGAATAAGATTAAAGGGcgattttctaaaatggcTGGTAGAAACCAGAAGAAAACGATCACTCAACTGTGTGAAAAAACCTACAAATCTACTCATTGTAAGTGTCAACAAACACCAAAAATCTTTAAGTTTAAACATAGAAGTGAATGAAGGCGTCAACTCTTGTtgattttttatcatcaatcaattatttttattctgCAGTCTCGAAGCGTGAAGCCGAATCGTTGCTCAATATGTTCCAGTGTTACACGCAAGgtgacaaattttcaaaccaatCAATTTCTTCTGATTCTAAAGATCAAGGTGCGTCGTCTACTTGTTGGATCTGTCTCCAGTTCGAATTTACTTCAATCTGATCAGGTTTTCATGGTAACTAGTTCTACTTTCAGCTAAACTCATGGACAGAAATAAATTTCgtgacattttgaattataCGTTTAAAATGACAGATGATATGTTGATGGACAGAGGTAAGGTATATTCCTCTGTCTACACGGCTAACCCCATAATTGaatctgtttttgaatttgatattgttttattttcagtattccgagcatttgataaagataatgacaGTTATATAAGTATGACCGAATGGTTGGAAGGGCTGTCAATTTTCCTACGCGGCAATTTATTGGAAAAGGCTCGCTGTAAGTTGAGTTCCATCTGCGAAGCCACGCCTGAGTGGGTTTGATTTGGTTCTaggtccagttctacagtaaTTTGGGTTCTATTTTCCtacagttgtgtaggtttaatttgactatgaacccagttccacagctgtttgggtttaatttgactctagacccagttccgcagttgtgtgggtttaatttgactctgaatacagttccacagttgtgtgggtttgatttgactaaacccagttccacagttgtgtgggtttaatttgtctctacatcaagttccacagttgtgtgggtttaatctgaatctgaacccagttccacagttgtgtgagtttaatttgaccttggacccagttccacagatttACTCATATTTTGCAtcgttttttttctagattgtTTTAATGTTTACGATCTGAACAATGACGGATACATTTCACGCGAAGAAATGTTCCACATGTTGAAACACAGTCTCGTGAAGGTAAAATCAGAAATTGAAAACCCCAAAAAATTATATCCATTTCGACAGGATGTGAACTGccatatattatttttttttcgaatttcttTAGCAACCTACAGAGGAAGACCCAGATGAAGGAGTGAAAGATTTGGTGGAGATAACTTTGAAGAAAATGGTAAatgaaatttaagaataattcAATGTGCACTTGCTTtagatctacagtagacttgtattctgaaaatgattttgaatatagtTTCTGATCTACTGTGACTGAGTTGTGATAACTGATATTGATCTCAGTATTTCAGACTAAATGAACAAATCCTGCAGTTGATGATAAAACagtttaggctaaacaaaactgataccttgtttctctgcAGCGGCCGGGCCATTTTCGTAGAATATGATAagatttgtaaacagttttcTATAGCGGgagggtctgttatggtaaaattgaccACGATTTAaagaaaagtaatgtatagggtagataggcggccggccgggtcaacttttaagctcagctgAGCggagaaacatttttttagccttattcTGACAGTTTCGAAGTTTTGACTAATCTCAGagaaacaaagaaaaaaatgttctttttttcatttctccgATGAAAACTCGGTAActtttaaaataaaatgttgaatcaTAAACTGTGTTGTTTGTTCAGTAAGCtgtctactgtatttcttGTTCTTGCAGTGGTAAATGG is drawn from Tubulanus polymorphus chromosome 10, tnTubPoly1.2, whole genome shotgun sequence and contains these coding sequences:
- the LOC141912043 gene encoding calaxin-like, encoding MAGRNQKKTITQLCEKTYKSTHFSKREAESLLNMFQCYTQGDKFSNQSISSDSKDQAKLMDRNKFRDILNYTFKMTDDMLMDRVFRAFDKDNDSYISMTEWLEGLSIFLRGNLLEKARYCFNVYDLNNDGYISREEMFHMLKHSLVKQPTEEDPDEGVKDLVEITLKKMDLDHDSRLSYKDFEESVRLEELLLEAFGTCLPEEKAKEAFETLIEKNK